The following coding sequences lie in one Mycobacterium gordonae genomic window:
- a CDS encoding SDR family NAD(P)-dependent oxidoreductase, protein MGNELLDKVVIVTGAASGLGRGIAQRFAAEGARVVIADIDTDGGEALATALGPDALFVRTDVSDPDQVGALVAAAVARFGGLHVMVNNAGVSGTLRRLLDDDLSDFHRVMGVNVLGVLAGTRDAARHMAIHGGGSIINLTSIGGIQAGGGVMTYRASKAAVIQFTKSAAIELAQYEIRVNAIAPGNIPTPILASSAGDLDPMEIERFEARIRQGMRDDRPLKREGTPDDVAEAALYLATERSRYVTGIVLPVDGGTVAGKVNRPRGPR, encoded by the coding sequence GTGGGCAACGAACTGCTGGACAAGGTCGTCATCGTCACCGGAGCGGCCTCCGGCCTCGGCCGCGGGATAGCCCAGCGGTTCGCCGCCGAAGGGGCGCGGGTGGTCATCGCCGACATCGACACCGACGGCGGCGAGGCACTGGCCACCGCTCTGGGGCCGGACGCCCTGTTCGTGCGCACGGACGTTTCCGATCCCGACCAGGTCGGTGCGTTGGTCGCGGCGGCGGTCGCGCGATTCGGCGGGCTGCACGTCATGGTGAACAACGCCGGCGTCTCGGGAACCCTGCGCCGCCTGCTCGACGACGACCTGTCCGACTTCCACCGGGTCATGGGGGTCAACGTCCTCGGGGTGCTGGCAGGCACCCGAGATGCTGCGCGGCACATGGCGATTCATGGCGGCGGATCGATCATTAACCTGACCTCGATCGGCGGCATCCAGGCCGGAGGCGGGGTGATGACCTACCGCGCATCCAAGGCCGCCGTCATCCAGTTCACCAAGTCTGCTGCAATCGAATTGGCGCAGTATGAGATTCGGGTGAACGCCATCGCGCCGGGCAATATCCCGACACCGATTCTGGCCTCGTCGGCCGGGGATCTAGATCCTATGGAGATCGAGCGATTCGAGGCCCGGATTCGTCAGGGGATGCGAGACGATCGGCCGTTGAAGCGGGAAGGCACACCCGACGACGTCGCCGAGGCGGCCCTGTATCTGGCGACCGAGCGATCGCGCTACGTGACGGGGATTGTGTTGCCGGTCGACGGCGGAACCGTCGCCGGCAAGGTGAATCGGCCGCGCGGGCCGCGGTAG
- a CDS encoding SDR family oxidoreductase, whose translation MKILVIGGTGLIGSQVVANLTELGHDAVAASPSSGVNSVTGEGVAAAMAGVDVVVDVSNAPSWTDDDVMNFFTTSTRNLLEAERAAGVGHHVALSIVGTDRVPGSGYLRAKAAQEKLITESGAPYSIVRATQFFEFAMGIVDSATDGNTVRLSHDAAIQPIAAKDVATAVTQAAINRPLNGTTNVAGPDKFGMDDLARNALAAHGDSREVVTDPSAQYFGAALDDRSIVPIDGEDVTIYETHFKDWAKAHLSGAAH comes from the coding sequence ATGAAGATTTTGGTAATCGGTGGGACCGGGCTGATCGGATCGCAGGTGGTCGCCAACCTGACCGAGCTGGGGCACGACGCCGTCGCGGCCTCGCCGAGCTCCGGCGTCAACAGCGTGACCGGTGAGGGCGTCGCTGCGGCGATGGCCGGCGTGGACGTCGTGGTCGACGTGTCCAACGCGCCGTCGTGGACCGACGACGACGTGATGAACTTCTTCACCACCTCGACCCGGAACCTGCTCGAGGCGGAGCGGGCCGCCGGCGTCGGCCACCACGTCGCACTCTCGATCGTCGGCACCGACCGGGTGCCGGGCAGCGGTTATCTGCGCGCAAAGGCGGCCCAGGAGAAGCTGATCACCGAATCCGGTGCCCCGTACTCGATCGTACGAGCGACCCAGTTCTTCGAGTTCGCAATGGGAATAGTCGATTCGGCGACCGACGGCAACACGGTCCGCCTGTCGCACGATGCCGCCATCCAACCCATCGCCGCCAAGGATGTTGCCACCGCGGTCACACAGGCGGCGATCAACCGGCCACTCAACGGGACCACCAACGTCGCCGGGCCGGACAAGTTCGGCATGGACGACCTGGCGCGTAATGCGCTTGCCGCTCATGGTGATTCCCGCGAAGTGGTCACCGACCCGTCGGCCCAGTACTTCGGCGCCGCACTCGACGACCGCAGCATCGTTCCGATCGACGGCGAAGATGTCACGATCTACGAGACCCACTTCAAAGACTGGGCCAAAGCCCACCTGTCCGGCGCAGCGCACTGA
- a CDS encoding SDR family NAD(P)-dependent oxidoreductase, translating to MELIDHTAIVTGGTAGIGLESARLLASEGATVVISGRDQARGERAAEAIGAGARFIPVDMGDAESVSALVQRCGEVDIIVNNAATFPSALTVDQVPHAFEGMFDTNVRGAYFLVAGLVPGMLQRGRGSIVNITSMAAFKGIPGASGYSASKAALESLTRTWAAEFGASGVRVNSVAPGPTRTAGVAAEWGDVNDELGKALPLGRTAYAAEIAEAVLFLSSPRASFITGSTLHVDGGGAAV from the coding sequence ATGGAACTGATCGACCACACCGCGATCGTCACCGGGGGAACAGCCGGCATCGGACTGGAATCCGCGCGGCTGCTCGCCAGCGAAGGCGCGACTGTCGTCATCTCCGGTCGCGACCAGGCCCGGGGTGAGCGGGCGGCGGAGGCCATCGGCGCCGGCGCGCGGTTCATTCCGGTCGACATGGGCGACGCGGAGTCGGTGAGTGCATTGGTACAGCGGTGCGGGGAGGTCGACATCATCGTCAACAACGCCGCCACTTTCCCGTCGGCGCTGACCGTCGACCAAGTCCCGCATGCTTTCGAGGGGATGTTCGACACCAACGTCCGCGGCGCCTACTTCCTGGTCGCGGGCTTGGTGCCGGGCATGCTGCAACGCGGCCGGGGCAGCATCGTCAATATCACCAGTATGGCTGCCTTCAAAGGGATTCCGGGCGCGTCGGGGTACAGCGCCTCGAAAGCCGCACTGGAATCCCTGACCCGGACCTGGGCCGCGGAGTTCGGGGCGAGCGGGGTCCGGGTCAACAGCGTGGCACCCGGACCCACTCGCACCGCCGGCGTCGCGGCCGAATGGGGTGACGTCAACGACGAACTGGGCAAGGCGCTGCCGCTGGGCCGCACCGCCTACGCGGCCGAGATCGCCGAGGCGGTGCTGTTCCTCAGCTCGCCGCGGGCCAGCTTCATCACCGGCTCGACACTGCACGTCGACGGCGGGGGTGCGGCGGTCTGA
- a CDS encoding multicopper oxidase family protein, whose translation MPAMPTSVNPFDTARLSRRGFIAAGIAGGFALAGCGRSKTANSPMAAAIDAAEAARPHSGRTVTASLTPQPAKVDIGGRIVDTLAYGDTIPGPLLRATVGDEVVVSVSNKLDHPTSVHWHGIALRNDMDGAEPATPNIPAGQDFTYRFSVPNSGTYWAHPHTGLDSDKGLYLPFIVDDPTDVGRYDTEWIVVLDDWTDGVGKSPQQLYDALINKPPAPESPVTPTTTTTTSSAEPSTTGRTPTGTTTSTSSSPTSPAGPMPGMPGMGEVGKSDLLGGDAGDIAYPYYLINGRVPEAATTFNAKPGQRIRIRIINTASDTAFRVALAGHSMTVTHTDGFPVLPAPVDALLVGMAERYDVVVTAADGVFPLVASAEGKNAVARSLLVTGKGSPPDPQFRPSELTRRVGTVEMFTAVTAANLGRPDPRLDLPVVLGGTMARYDWTINGEPYSRTKPLQVHEGEHTTLTFDNTTMMWHPMHLHGHTFQVIRPDGTLGARKDTVIVLPNQKLRAVLVADNPGTWVMHCHNTYHQEAGMQTRIDYVF comes from the coding sequence ATGCCGGCCATGCCGACAAGCGTCAACCCCTTTGACACGGCCCGCCTGAGCAGGCGCGGCTTCATCGCCGCCGGAATCGCCGGTGGGTTCGCGCTGGCCGGATGCGGTCGATCGAAGACAGCGAACTCGCCGATGGCCGCCGCTATCGACGCGGCCGAAGCCGCGCGCCCGCACAGCGGACGTACCGTGACCGCGAGCCTGACACCACAACCCGCCAAGGTCGACATCGGTGGCCGGATCGTAGACACGCTGGCCTACGGCGACACCATCCCGGGGCCACTGCTACGAGCGACGGTGGGAGACGAGGTCGTCGTCTCCGTCTCGAACAAGCTCGACCACCCGACGTCGGTCCATTGGCACGGTATTGCGCTGCGTAACGATATGGACGGGGCTGAACCCGCCACTCCGAACATCCCCGCGGGACAGGATTTCACGTATCGATTCTCGGTGCCGAACTCCGGCACCTACTGGGCGCATCCGCACACGGGGCTGGACAGCGACAAGGGCCTCTACCTGCCGTTCATCGTCGACGATCCGACCGACGTGGGGCGCTACGACACCGAATGGATTGTCGTCCTTGATGATTGGACGGATGGCGTCGGCAAGTCCCCCCAGCAGCTCTACGACGCGCTGATTAACAAGCCGCCCGCCCCGGAGTCCCCGGTAACTCCGACGACGACTACGACTACCAGTTCGGCGGAACCTTCGACGACAGGCCGAACCCCGACGGGCACTACCACTTCCACGTCCTCCAGCCCGACCAGCCCGGCCGGCCCCATGCCGGGAATGCCCGGCATGGGTGAGGTTGGCAAGAGCGACCTGCTCGGCGGCGACGCTGGGGACATCGCTTACCCCTACTACCTGATCAACGGACGGGTCCCCGAGGCCGCCACCACTTTCAACGCCAAGCCGGGCCAACGCATCCGGATCCGCATCATCAACACCGCCTCGGACACCGCATTCCGCGTCGCGTTGGCCGGGCATTCGATGACCGTCACCCACACCGACGGCTTCCCGGTGCTCCCGGCACCGGTGGACGCCTTGTTAGTGGGCATGGCCGAGCGCTACGACGTGGTGGTGACCGCCGCTGACGGCGTGTTCCCACTGGTAGCCTCCGCCGAAGGCAAGAACGCGGTGGCCCGCTCGTTGCTGGTGACCGGCAAGGGCAGCCCACCCGACCCCCAGTTCCGGCCCAGTGAACTCACCCGCCGGGTCGGCACCGTCGAGATGTTCACCGCGGTCACCGCCGCCAATCTCGGCCGTCCCGATCCCCGGCTAGACCTGCCCGTCGTTCTGGGCGGCACGATGGCCAGGTACGACTGGACGATCAACGGAGAGCCGTACAGCAGGACGAAACCGCTGCAGGTCCATGAGGGCGAGCACACCACGCTCACCTTCGACAACACCACGATGATGTGGCACCCGATGCACCTGCACGGTCACACTTTTCAGGTGATCAGGCCCGATGGCACGCTCGGTGCCCGCAAAGACACCGTCATCGTGCTCCCCAATCAGAAGCTGCGCGCCGTGCTCGTCGCCGACAATCCGGGCACCTGGGTGATGCACTGCCACAACACCTATCACCAAGAGGCCGGCATGCAGACGCGAATCGACTACGTTTTCTGA
- a CDS encoding SDR family NAD(P)-dependent oxidoreductase, which yields MGKFIEHEPVDHFRAVLDVNLVGVFNRIQAVIPAMRASGGGSIVNISSTASLFGLAFTADCGASKWGAAMKCAMGR from the coding sequence ATCGGAAAGTTCATCGAGCACGAACCCGTCGATCACTTCCGGGCGGTGCTCGACGTGAACCTGGTGGGGGTGTTCAACAGGATCCAGGCGGTCATTCCCGCGATGCGGGCCTCCGGCGGCGGCTCGATTGTCAATATCTCTTCCACCGCAAGTCTTTTCGGGCTGGCCTTCACCGCCGACTGCGGAGCGTCGAAGTGGGGGGCCGCCATGAAATGCGCGATGGGACGGTGA
- a CDS encoding alpha/beta fold hydrolase: MEIHRRTVEVDGLVTSYLEAGAGEPVVLLHGGEFGASAELGWERSIGALATRHRVLAPDQLGFGQSAKVIDFVNSRAMRIRHVARFCQLLGIESAHFAGNSMGAINLLSDATAEEPLLPVRSMAIICGGGEIQQNHHFDALQHYDATLPAMRNIVEALFCDAGYPADEDYVWRRFESSTAPGAWEAVAAARFRRPNAAAPGAPSSTRAYERIRVPTLIVEGSGDKLLPPGWAGQIADQIVGGRSVVVDDAGHCPQIEQAPVVNELLLDFFRR, translated from the coding sequence ATGGAGATACACCGCAGGACCGTCGAGGTCGACGGCCTCGTCACGAGTTACCTGGAGGCCGGCGCCGGCGAGCCCGTCGTATTGCTGCATGGCGGTGAGTTCGGGGCCAGCGCGGAGCTGGGCTGGGAACGCAGTATCGGCGCTCTGGCCACCCGACACCGGGTGCTGGCGCCCGATCAGCTCGGCTTCGGCCAGTCGGCGAAAGTCATCGACTTCGTCAACAGCCGCGCCATGCGGATCCGCCACGTGGCGCGGTTCTGTCAGCTGCTCGGTATCGAGAGTGCGCATTTCGCCGGGAACTCCATGGGCGCCATCAATCTGCTCAGCGACGCCACCGCGGAGGAGCCGCTGCTACCCGTGCGCAGCATGGCGATCATCTGCGGCGGTGGAGAAATTCAGCAGAACCACCACTTCGACGCCCTGCAGCACTACGACGCAACGCTGCCCGCGATGCGCAACATCGTCGAGGCGTTGTTCTGCGACGCCGGGTATCCGGCCGACGAGGACTACGTGTGGCGCCGCTTCGAATCCAGCACCGCACCCGGCGCGTGGGAAGCGGTGGCTGCGGCGCGCTTCCGCCGCCCGAACGCGGCGGCACCCGGGGCGCCGTCCAGTACCCGGGCCTACGAGCGGATTCGGGTGCCGACGCTGATCGTCGAGGGGAGTGGCGACAAACTCCTGCCGCCCGGGTGGGCGGGGCAGATCGCGGACCAGATCGTCGGCGGCCGCTCGGTGGTCGTCGACGATGCCGGGCACTGCCCGCAGATCGAGCAGGCGCCGGTGGTCAACGAGCTGCTGTTGGACTTTTTCCGACGATAG
- a CDS encoding cyclase family protein → MASMTDFRRAAEDLRNWGRWGPDDELGTLNFITPEKVRQAAGLVRHGKVFPLGVDFGSSGPQGAFGFRHNPIHVMTVDGGDADSLARYGPGWDKNPTAAQLSSYLADNPFRFNDDMVIMPLQAATQWDALSHVYYEDKLYNGFPADSVTSLGAFHCGIDKVDVKGITSRGVLLDLVRHRGAEVFLEHGNPIMPAELDDVARAQGVTISSGDIVLIRTGWWARFLMTGDKIEPYSGLDWSCARWLHDNEVAAVAADNLQVEDPVSGVEGLFLPFHLLCLRDMGLMLGEYWDLTALAEDCAADGVYEFQLIAPPLRFTGAVGSPVNPIAIK, encoded by the coding sequence ATGGCTTCCATGACCGACTTCCGGCGGGCCGCCGAGGATCTCCGCAACTGGGGCAGGTGGGGCCCGGACGACGAACTGGGCACCCTGAACTTCATCACCCCCGAAAAGGTCCGCCAGGCTGCCGGCCTGGTCCGGCACGGCAAGGTCTTCCCGCTCGGCGTGGACTTCGGCTCATCCGGGCCGCAGGGTGCTTTCGGTTTCCGGCACAACCCCATTCACGTCATGACAGTGGACGGCGGCGATGCGGACTCGCTGGCGCGATACGGGCCGGGCTGGGACAAGAATCCGACCGCCGCGCAGCTGAGCAGTTACCTGGCCGATAATCCGTTCCGGTTCAACGACGACATGGTGATCATGCCGCTGCAAGCCGCCACGCAATGGGATGCCCTGTCCCACGTGTATTACGAGGACAAGCTCTACAACGGCTTTCCCGCCGATTCGGTGACCAGCCTGGGCGCCTTCCACTGCGGCATCGACAAGGTGGACGTCAAGGGCATCACCTCGCGTGGGGTGCTGCTGGACCTGGTGCGCCACCGTGGTGCGGAGGTGTTCCTCGAACACGGAAATCCGATCATGCCGGCGGAATTGGACGACGTAGCACGGGCCCAGGGCGTGACGATCAGCAGCGGTGACATCGTACTGATCCGAACCGGTTGGTGGGCACGGTTTCTCATGACCGGCGACAAGATCGAGCCCTACTCCGGGCTGGACTGGAGCTGCGCCCGCTGGCTGCACGACAACGAGGTCGCGGCGGTTGCCGCCGACAACCTTCAGGTTGAGGATCCAGTGTCGGGTGTCGAAGGATTGTTTCTGCCGTTCCATCTGCTCTGCCTGCGCGACATGGGGTTGATGCTCGGCGAGTACTGGGATCTCACCGCGCTGGCCGAAGACTGTGCCGCCGACGGCGTGTACGAGTTCCAGCTGATCGCGCCGCCGCTGAGGTTCACCGGCGCTGTCGGTTCCCCGGTGAATCCGATCGCCATCAAGTGA
- a CDS encoding coniferyl-alcohol dehydrogenase, with product MARIDELWRYDGRHAVVTGCASGIGAQVAHQLGELGARVTGLDLRPALGVNDFREVDLSDPASIDSAVASIEDPVDALFNVAGVSSGIGDPLKVVTINFLGLRHLTEVLIPRMPAGSSIVSVSSLAAAAYREHGQQVAPLLRTATMQEGVRWCAHHPDALGTGYQLSKEAIILYTMRSAVGLGKRGIRINCTGPGVTETPILHQLRDAYGPAYLDDIAKPLGRVSDPAEQAAVLVFLNSRAASYISGQVVWTDGGTVGAAIGAELEEGRA from the coding sequence TTGGCCCGAATCGACGAATTGTGGCGCTACGACGGTCGCCATGCCGTGGTGACCGGATGTGCGTCGGGTATCGGCGCGCAGGTGGCGCATCAGCTCGGCGAACTCGGTGCCCGGGTGACCGGACTGGACCTGCGTCCCGCGTTGGGGGTCAACGACTTCCGCGAGGTCGACCTGTCCGATCCGGCGTCCATCGACAGCGCCGTCGCGTCCATCGAAGACCCGGTGGACGCGCTGTTCAACGTTGCTGGTGTGTCTTCGGGGATCGGTGACCCGCTGAAGGTGGTCACGATCAACTTCCTGGGGCTGCGGCATCTGACCGAAGTGTTAATCCCGCGAATGCCTGCGGGGTCGTCGATCGTGAGCGTGTCGTCGCTGGCCGCGGCGGCCTACCGGGAGCACGGACAACAGGTCGCCCCGCTGCTGCGGACGGCGACGATGCAAGAGGGCGTGCGCTGGTGTGCACACCACCCCGACGCGCTCGGCACGGGTTACCAACTGTCCAAGGAAGCGATCATTCTCTACACCATGCGCAGCGCCGTCGGACTCGGGAAGCGGGGCATCCGAATCAACTGCACCGGGCCCGGGGTCACCGAGACCCCGATCCTGCACCAGCTGCGCGACGCATACGGACCGGCCTACCTCGACGACATCGCCAAGCCGCTGGGACGGGTCAGCGACCCGGCCGAGCAGGCCGCGGTGCTGGTGTTCCTCAACAGCCGGGCAGCCAGCTACATTTCGGGTCAAGTGGTGTGGACCGACGGCGGAACGGTGGGCGCCGCCATCGGCGCCGAACTGGAGGAAGGACGGGCCTGA
- a CDS encoding LLM class flavin-dependent oxidoreductase, which produces MKISLFYEFALPRPWAPDDEREMLHDCLDEVEAADKAGFSTVWLTEHHFLEEYCHSTAPEIFLAAASQRTKNIRLGFGIMHLLPAVNHPARVAERIATIDLLSNGRVEFGTGEGSSVGELGGFDVDPADKRAQWEEALEVSIRCMIEEPFTGFKGEQIQMPPRNVIPKPLQKPHPPVWVACTRPASVQMAAQKCIGALSFAYTGPGPLTDRVNGYYREFEENGVPSTPQINPNILAIGGDLSMMVAKTEEEALRRLGQGGGFFSFGIMHYYLTGMHVPGRTGVWNRYLEEVEKDPTLAYGPGRGAIGSPDTVREFLRGYEESGVDEIILLLNPRSHEGTMESIELMGKEVLPEFIERDEKAVAAKAKRLAPVIEKVEARRPRSTAPLFDETYAFGGLPTGRDKFTASEIPEAMAEINQGRVQAAQRLKEQQAK; this is translated from the coding sequence GTGAAGATTTCCCTGTTCTACGAGTTCGCCCTGCCGCGGCCCTGGGCCCCTGACGACGAGCGGGAGATGCTGCACGACTGCCTCGACGAGGTCGAGGCCGCCGACAAGGCCGGATTCTCCACCGTGTGGCTTACCGAGCACCACTTCCTCGAGGAGTACTGTCACTCCACGGCGCCGGAGATCTTCCTGGCCGCGGCCAGTCAGCGCACCAAGAACATCCGGCTCGGGTTCGGCATCATGCATCTGCTGCCCGCGGTCAATCATCCCGCCCGAGTCGCAGAACGCATCGCCACCATCGACCTGCTGTCCAACGGGCGGGTGGAGTTCGGCACAGGTGAAGGTTCCTCGGTGGGGGAACTCGGTGGATTCGACGTCGACCCCGCCGACAAGCGCGCGCAGTGGGAAGAGGCCCTGGAGGTCTCGATCCGCTGCATGATCGAAGAACCGTTCACCGGATTCAAGGGTGAGCAGATCCAGATGCCGCCGCGCAACGTCATCCCCAAGCCGCTGCAAAAGCCGCACCCACCGGTCTGGGTGGCCTGCACGCGGCCGGCCAGCGTACAGATGGCCGCCCAAAAATGCATCGGCGCACTCAGTTTCGCCTACACGGGGCCCGGCCCGCTGACCGACCGGGTCAATGGTTACTACCGGGAGTTCGAAGAGAACGGCGTGCCCAGCACGCCCCAGATCAACCCGAACATCCTGGCCATCGGCGGGGATCTGTCCATGATGGTCGCCAAGACCGAAGAAGAAGCGCTGCGACGCCTGGGGCAGGGCGGCGGATTCTTCTCGTTCGGGATCATGCACTACTACCTGACCGGCATGCACGTCCCCGGCCGCACCGGAGTCTGGAACCGCTACCTCGAAGAGGTGGAGAAGGACCCGACCCTGGCCTATGGCCCCGGACGCGGCGCCATCGGTTCGCCGGACACCGTCCGCGAGTTCTTGCGTGGCTACGAGGAAAGCGGCGTTGACGAGATAATCCTGCTGCTCAACCCGCGCAGCCACGAGGGAACCATGGAATCCATCGAACTGATGGGCAAAGAGGTGCTCCCGGAGTTCATCGAGCGGGACGAGAAAGCGGTGGCGGCGAAGGCCAAGCGGCTGGCGCCGGTCATCGAGAAGGTTGAGGCACGCCGGCCCAGGTCGACCGCACCGTTGTTCGACGAAACCTACGCCTTCGGCGGGCTGCCCACCGGGCGCGACAAGTTCACCGCGAGTGAGATTCCCGAGGCCATGGCGGAAATCAACCAGGGACGTGTCCAGGCGGCGCAGCGGTTGAAGGAACAGCAGGCCAAGTGA
- a CDS encoding FAD-binding protein encodes MTSFDDFDHMVDVLIVGSGGGGMTAALTAAWCGLDALVIEKSPQFGGSTALSGGGIWVPGAPAQRRAGYSPAPEEAVRYLRRITEGLVSDARIRQYVESAPRMLEFLEGLSPWLEFVWKPGYADYYPELPGGSELGSTINVPPIDLRELGADEPRLLQPLALVPKGIWLGPKELRSFYRIRQSWSGKVVLVKLIARMIRARLFGERIAAIGQSLAARLRLAMKERDIPLWLDTPLSDLVVDADGSVVGARVRRGGALQRIGARRAVILASGGFDHDMAWRKEHQPVVDQDWSFGSPAAMGDGIRAGQEVGAAADLLDEAWWFPAIQWPDGRMQFMLNERMMPAQFIVNGDGKRFINEAAPYMDFGHAMIEGHKSGVTHIPCWLITDQRSFNRYVIGGHLPIPKIPGAPVPTGRKVPKAWLDSGVVRSATTWAELAAKIDVPATQLEATAARFNELARAGHDDDFNRGDSVYDNYYGDPTLPNPNLYPLGDPPYYAFRIVPGDLGTSGGLRTDEFARVLRPDDTVVPGLYAVGNTSAPVMGRSYAGAGATIGPAMTFGFVAAKHAATQTLNSHRR; translated from the coding sequence ATGACGTCCTTCGATGACTTCGATCACATGGTGGACGTGTTGATCGTCGGTTCCGGCGGCGGCGGGATGACGGCAGCGCTGACAGCGGCGTGGTGCGGACTGGACGCGCTGGTCATCGAGAAGTCGCCGCAGTTCGGTGGTTCCACCGCCCTGTCGGGCGGCGGTATCTGGGTGCCGGGGGCCCCCGCGCAGCGGCGGGCGGGCTACTCACCGGCACCGGAGGAGGCGGTCCGCTACCTCCGGCGGATCACCGAAGGTCTGGTCAGCGACGCACGGATCCGCCAGTACGTCGAATCGGCGCCGAGGATGCTGGAGTTTCTGGAAGGACTGAGCCCCTGGCTCGAATTCGTCTGGAAGCCCGGCTATGCCGACTATTATCCAGAGCTGCCGGGCGGCTCCGAGCTTGGCAGCACCATCAACGTACCGCCGATCGATCTACGCGAACTCGGCGCCGACGAGCCCAGACTGCTGCAGCCACTGGCGCTGGTTCCCAAGGGGATATGGCTGGGGCCCAAAGAGTTACGCTCCTTCTACCGGATCCGGCAATCCTGGTCCGGCAAGGTCGTCCTGGTGAAGCTGATTGCGCGGATGATCCGGGCGCGGCTGTTCGGCGAGCGGATCGCCGCGATCGGACAGTCGCTGGCCGCGCGGCTGCGATTGGCCATGAAGGAACGCGATATCCCGCTGTGGCTGGACACGCCGTTGAGTGACCTGGTCGTCGACGCCGACGGATCGGTGGTCGGTGCCCGGGTACGCCGCGGCGGCGCGCTGCAGCGGATCGGGGCACGTCGCGCCGTGATCCTGGCCTCCGGCGGCTTCGACCACGACATGGCCTGGCGCAAAGAGCATCAGCCGGTGGTCGACCAGGACTGGAGCTTCGGCAGTCCGGCGGCCATGGGTGACGGCATCCGCGCCGGGCAGGAAGTCGGCGCCGCCGCGGACCTGCTCGACGAAGCCTGGTGGTTCCCCGCCATCCAATGGCCGGACGGGCGAATGCAATTCATGCTCAACGAGCGCATGATGCCCGCGCAGTTCATCGTCAACGGCGACGGCAAGCGGTTCATCAACGAAGCTGCGCCCTATATGGACTTCGGTCACGCCATGATCGAGGGCCACAAGTCCGGCGTCACGCACATTCCGTGCTGGCTGATCACCGATCAGCGGTCCTTCAACCGTTACGTCATTGGCGGGCACCTGCCGATACCGAAGATTCCCGGTGCCCCGGTGCCCACCGGGCGCAAGGTCCCGAAGGCGTGGCTGGACTCCGGCGTCGTCAGATCCGCGACCACCTGGGCCGAACTGGCGGCCAAGATCGATGTTCCGGCAACACAACTGGAGGCCACCGCGGCCCGGTTCAACGAACTCGCCCGCGCCGGACATGACGACGATTTCAACCGCGGTGACAGCGTCTACGACAACTACTACGGCGACCCGACGCTGCCCAACCCCAATCTGTATCCGCTGGGCGACCCGCCCTACTACGCGTTTCGCATCGTGCCCGGTGACCTCGGCACGTCCGGCGGCCTGCGCACCGACGAGTTCGCCCGCGTCCTGCGTCCCGACGACACCGTGGTGCCCGGACTGTACGCGGTGGGCAACACGTCAGCCCCGGTCATGGGCCGCAGCTATGCCGGCGCGGGCGCGACCATTGGACCCGCCATGACTTTCGGCTTCGTCGCCGCCAAACACGCAGCCACACAGACCCTTAACTCCCATAGGAGGTAA